The genomic region GCCGGTGGAGCAGTTGATCGCCAATTGGCGGGGGTTCGTGAACGCGCGAGGCGCCTATACGCGCCTCGGCGAGTTGCTCGACCGTTTCCCACCCCCCTCGGAGCGTTTATCGTTGCCGCCTCCCGCCGGGAATCTGACGGCGGTGAATGTCACGGCCCTACCTCCCGCCGCCGAGACGCCGGTGCTCATGGGGTTAAGTTTCGAAATTCCCGCAGGTACGGTGGTGGGCATCGTCGGTCCGTCCGGATCGGGCAAATCCACTCTGGCGCGTTTGTTGGTGGGCGTTTGGAATCCCTCCTCGGGTAAGGTGCGACTCGACGGGGTGGATGTGGCCGATTGGGACAAGACGGAACTGGGACCGTACCTCGGTTATCTCCCCCAAGACATCGAGTTGTTCGAGGGCACCGTCGCAGAGAACATCGCCCGCTTCGGGGAATTGGACTCGGACAATATCGTTGCGGCGGCCAAATCCGCCGGCGTGCACGAAATGATTTTGCGCTTTGCGCAGGGCTACGATACGCAGATCGGCCCCGGCGGGGCGGTGCTGTCCGGGGGGCAGCGTCAGAGGATCGCCCTGGCAAGAGCTTTGTTTGGCGATCCGCGCTTGATTGTCTTGGACGAACCCAATTCCAATCTGGACGATGCGGGCGAGGCGGCGTTGGTGAGGGCGGTTCGAAAGGCCAAGGCGGATGGCCGGACGGTGGTGGTGATCACGCATCGGACGAGCATTTTGAACGAAGTCGACCGATTGTTGCTGCTCCGCGATGGCAAGCTACAAGCCCATGGTTCCCGGGATGAGGTGCTGGCAATGCTTCGAAATGCTTTTCAGCAAGCCGCCAAGGCCGGGAAAGCCGCATCGATGGCGGGTTAAAGGAATAATAAGTTCATGGCCGTTGAAAAGAAAGTCCTGTCGGTGCGAGCCTCTGAACCGATTGCCGGAAAAACCGCTGACATTGAGGTGCCTGCGATACCCCCCGATGATATCGGGCGTTTTGTCCGGTTGGGAGTGTGGCTGCTGGCGGTCGGGTTCGGCGGTTTTTTGACCTGGACGGCGCTGGCTCCCCTGGATGCGGGTGTGCCCGCACCGGGAACCGCGGTGGTGGAGTCCAACCGCAAGACGGTGGCCCATTTGACCGGCGGGATCGTGAAGGCGATCCATGTGACCGAGGCTCAGTATGTGAAGTCGGGGCAGCCTCTGATTACCTTGGACGATAGTGAAATTGCCGCCAGCTATCGCAGCGCCCTGAAAGAATACTACGCATTGCTGGCCATGGAGGCGCGTTTACGCGCGGAACGGCAAGGCGCCGAAAGCGTCGTTTTCCCTGACGAACTTCTTGAAGCGGGGAGCGAAGGTCGCGCCAACCTTCAGATAGAAGCGCAGCGCCAACTCTTTTCGGCCAGGCGATCCGCCCTCGATAGCGAACTCCGATTGCTTGCCGCCCGAGTCGACACCCATACCGCCGACGCCGACGCCAAGGCGGCGCAGCTGGAGTTCTTGCGCGAACAATTGGAGGGGGTGCGGAATTTGGCCGCCGAAGGCTATGCGCCGCGGAATGCCCGTCTGGAGCTCGAACGTCAGGCCTTGGATCTCGGCAATCAAATCGATCTGGCTCGCCGCGAGGCACAAGATACCCGACTGGAAGCCTTGAGGCTCAAGCAAAACTATCGCAAGGAAGTGGAAACCCAACTGGCCGATACGGTGCGGCAAGCGGTGGTGGCCGAAGAAAAAGTGCGGGCGTTAAAGGAGGCGTTGGAACGCACCGTGATCCGAGCCCCGGTTGCAGGGTACGTGAATCATTTGGAAGCCCATACGGTGGGCGGTGTGGTCAAGCCGGGAGAACCGATGATGGAAATCGTGCCCCGGGATGAGCGCTTGCTGTTCGAGGCACGGATTCCTTCCCATTTGATCGACCGTATTCAAGCAGGGCAGTTGGCCGATATTCAACTGCAGGCGTTCGTCAATCAACCGCAACTAATCGTAGAGGGGCGGGTGATTTCCGTTTCCGCCGACCTGATTCCGAGCGCTAACTCCGATATGCCGCCCCATTACTTGGCGCGAGTGGAGGTGACCGATGCGGGAATCGAACAGTTGGGTCATCATCGATTGCAGCCCGGAATGCCTGCGACGGTCATCGTAAAAACCGGCGAACGGACTTTCTTGGCGTATCTGCT from Methylohalobius crimeensis 10Ki harbors:
- a CDS encoding type I secretion system permease/ATPase is translated as MAKSANFPELLGILRRLRRYFFIVGAFSFVINLLMLTPSLYMLQVYDRVLSSRNETTLGLLTLLVVGLYMLMGALELVRSRVLVRVGALMEADSNERVFDAAFEATLRREGQDARQALSDLTRLRQFLTGNGPFAFFDAPWAPIYLAVIFLLHPLLGWFGVAATLILLGVTLLNEWLTRGPLQEANHIAGQSLSATGNHLINAEVIEALGMLPRMRQRWKQRHVQQLAWQALASDRAGLIAAVSRFVRVTVQSLVLGLGAYFVIRGEMTAGGMIAGSILLGRALAPVEQLIANWRGFVNARGAYTRLGELLDRFPPPSERLSLPPPAGNLTAVNVTALPPAAETPVLMGLSFEIPAGTVVGIVGPSGSGKSTLARLLVGVWNPSSGKVRLDGVDVADWDKTELGPYLGYLPQDIELFEGTVAENIARFGELDSDNIVAAAKSAGVHEMILRFAQGYDTQIGPGGAVLSGGQRQRIALARALFGDPRLIVLDEPNSNLDDAGEAALVRAVRKAKADGRTVVVITHRTSILNEVDRLLLLRDGKLQAHGSRDEVLAMLRNAFQQAAKAGKAASMAG
- a CDS encoding HlyD family type I secretion periplasmic adaptor subunit, producing MAVEKKVLSVRASEPIAGKTADIEVPAIPPDDIGRFVRLGVWLLAVGFGGFLTWTALAPLDAGVPAPGTAVVESNRKTVAHLTGGIVKAIHVTEAQYVKSGQPLITLDDSEIAASYRSALKEYYALLAMEARLRAERQGAESVVFPDELLEAGSEGRANLQIEAQRQLFSARRSALDSELRLLAARVDTHTADADAKAAQLEFLREQLEGVRNLAAEGYAPRNARLELERQALDLGNQIDLARREAQDTRLEALRLKQNYRKEVETQLADTVRQAVVAEEKVRALKEALERTVIRAPVAGYVNHLEAHTVGGVVKPGEPMMEIVPRDERLLFEARIPSHLIDRIQAGQLADIQLQAFVNQPQLIVEGRVISVSADLIPSANSDMPPHYLARVEVTDAGIEQLGHHRLQPGMPATVIVKTGERTFLAYLLRPLLSRLHVALTEE